One genomic segment of Mytilus trossulus isolate FHL-02 chromosome 4, PNRI_Mtr1.1.1.hap1, whole genome shotgun sequence includes these proteins:
- the LOC134714433 gene encoding uncharacterized protein LOC134714433: MTLRLYFSASPPSMMHSRARAGDPVKIQIHTGNAGSINAGSPDVLDHVLFLNNSELFKDSLVFEFKGSKGARIYLTERSDKDQNQAFYEILLYAGTNNHVYLRRREFGIFKTIDQFSVQNLLDSDSNNFRQLWISWHNGHIKFGKGGSIHTGEYYTWIDPNPFTIQSVGIMTGYGNTGDWIISIPEPLCLCSCEYKQKLNYWSTLNATNHTLEELREMLKPVLLELQRNLTVDQKNLSSYVRKHNSAKDKRPSSEYIGYVGMIFISIVVGLVIFIDIVAIRNNLRT, encoded by the exons GTGATCCAGTAAAAATTCAAATCCATACCGGTAATGCTGGTTCAATTAATGCAGGAAGTCCGGATGTTCTTGATCACGTATTATTCTTGAATAACTCAGAACTTTTTAAAGACTCACTTGTCTTTGAATTTAAAGGGAGTAAAGGTGCAAGAATATACTTGACTGAACGATCTGACAAAGATCAAAATCAagcattttatgaaatattactTTATGCCGGTACAAATAACCATGTTTACTTACGAAGACGCGAGTTtggaatatttaaaacaatagatCAATTTTCGGTTCAAAATTTGCTGGATAGTGATAGTAACAATTTTCGTCAACTATGGATTTCTTGGCATAACGGCCATATAAAATTTGGAAAAGGTGGTTCAATTCACACTGGAGAATATTACACCTGGATAGATCCTAATCCATTCACTATCCAGTCAGTAGGTATAATGACTGGATATGGAAATACTGGTGACTGGATTATTTCAATACCAG AGCCACTATGTTTATGTTCCTGTGagtacaaacaaaaactgaattACTGGTCTACCTTGAACGCTACAAACCACACACTTGAGGAATTGAGAGAAATGCTGAAACCAGTTCTGTTAGAATTGCAGAGAAATCTTACTGTAGACCAAAAGAACCTGTCTTCATATGTCCGAAAGCATAACAGTGCAAAAGACAAGCGTCCATCATCGGAATATATAGGCTATGTTGGGATGATCTTTATTTCTATTGTCGTTGGATTAGTTATTTTTATAGACATCGTTGCAATTCGCAATAATTTAAGAAcgtaa